A genomic region of Roseateles amylovorans contains the following coding sequences:
- a CDS encoding ATP-binding protein → MLETNALRECVAEFKDRASNGERGMVIYGPPKQGVTTACRHICDGLESGGRALVLRAQALRSDDLPVRVQPDQLWRLMLPCEAIQNGFVRSTRDVLLRHVEVEAERLNTKHVFVAIDQAENLSLRQWEDLRTFVDSLRTERRLSCFCLIAGQSELLAVEDRMRRSLRHSLITDFLLGPHRFRGARLEELDGILSGYDSLRYPLPDGPSYTEHFCPGLWRRGLRLVQLGDPMRQRFAKILSGSGTGAQELPMAYFASAVRRFLYSAEEVAPQDMAMLAAFAARCVDKCGLGEALATLGNPELDARAFRRSRRLEW, encoded by the coding sequence ATGCTTGAGACCAACGCGCTTCGAGAGTGCGTCGCGGAGTTCAAAGACCGAGCTTCCAATGGTGAGCGCGGCATGGTGATCTATGGTCCGCCGAAGCAAGGTGTAACCACTGCCTGTCGACATATCTGTGACGGTCTCGAGTCCGGCGGAAGAGCACTCGTTCTGCGCGCACAAGCCCTCCGATCAGACGACCTTCCGGTTCGAGTTCAGCCGGACCAGCTATGGCGCCTCATGCTTCCTTGTGAGGCGATCCAGAATGGCTTCGTGAGGAGCACCAGGGACGTGCTTCTTCGTCATGTCGAAGTTGAAGCTGAACGCCTCAATACCAAGCATGTGTTCGTCGCGATCGATCAAGCCGAGAACCTATCTCTGCGTCAATGGGAAGACCTCAGGACTTTTGTTGATTCACTACGAACCGAACGACGCCTTTCGTGCTTTTGCCTCATCGCGGGCCAGAGCGAGTTGCTGGCGGTGGAAGATCGAATGCGACGGTCGCTGAGGCACTCGCTGATCACAGACTTCCTTCTAGGGCCGCATCGATTCCGTGGAGCACGCCTAGAAGAGCTGGACGGCATCCTGTCTGGCTACGACTCGCTTCGCTATCCATTGCCTGACGGACCGAGCTATACCGAGCACTTCTGCCCAGGACTTTGGCGACGCGGCCTGCGGTTGGTCCAACTAGGCGATCCAATGCGTCAGCGCTTCGCGAAGATTCTCAGTGGTTCGGGGACCGGAGCTCAAGAGTTGCCGATGGCGTATTTCGCCTCGGCAGTCCGCCGCTTCCTTTACTCGGCCGAGGAGGTTGCCCCGCAGGACATGGCAATGCTGGCTGCGTTTGCTGCACGGTGCGTGGACAAGTGTGGCCTTGGAGAGGCGCTAGCAACGCTCGGCAATCCTGAGCTGGATGCTCGTGCGTTTCGGCGCTCACGTCGCCTGGAGTGGTGA
- a CDS encoding RES family NAD+ phosphorylase — protein sequence MSNRDQYICFDCVTDRFLSREIKGSGEVNTCMCCNSDEHECWEIEELAERVKGVFDENYELTASNPEPWEEALMRDRESSYEWQRDGESPASIVNYMTGLPEDVCAELVDCWDSGTYRDYKDPDYEDPYGSEACYAAAGGANHSAVEARWREIQDDLHHRSRFFSRSTGEFLNDMFGGVQTLKGFDGEVVETLSPETFKGIYRGRTAYDESEVRKILEGIPGQLGALRGRAVRAGRMNAAGVTVMYGALEEETCIAEVRAPVGSLVVTGKFDLLRPIRVLNLKRLERCYEDLSLFDPNIQKLSDRMAFLRSLSRRLSVPVFNHEAHLDYLATQCIAEYIAAMEPRIDGVAFASAQAGDNAMNLVLFDDACHVAPLPHPAGTKARLLTHYEREEEEEDEQDQENEHSGERWLTFDFPAEPDPSSEEAREAEREAKFVTEHWDEFEMIMASERPAAAPGRARPKPTLVLDLKSIQVHRVRSVKYDAPPKRVFVSERTSREVEDTDLGF from the coding sequence ATGAGTAATCGAGACCAATACATCTGCTTCGACTGTGTCACCGACCGCTTCCTTAGCCGGGAGATCAAGGGCTCCGGCGAAGTCAACACGTGCATGTGCTGCAACAGCGATGAGCACGAATGCTGGGAGATCGAGGAACTGGCCGAGCGGGTCAAAGGGGTCTTCGACGAGAACTACGAGTTGACTGCGAGCAACCCGGAGCCCTGGGAAGAGGCACTCATGCGCGACCGGGAATCGAGCTATGAATGGCAGCGGGATGGTGAATCGCCGGCCTCCATCGTGAACTACATGACAGGGCTTCCCGAGGACGTCTGCGCCGAGCTGGTCGATTGCTGGGACAGCGGAACGTATCGAGACTACAAGGACCCCGACTACGAAGATCCCTATGGATCAGAGGCTTGCTATGCCGCCGCCGGCGGCGCCAATCACAGCGCAGTCGAAGCGCGTTGGCGCGAGATCCAGGACGACCTGCACCATCGCTCACGTTTCTTCAGCCGTTCGACGGGCGAGTTTCTGAATGACATGTTCGGCGGCGTGCAGACGCTCAAAGGTTTTGACGGCGAAGTCGTCGAGACGCTGTCGCCGGAGACATTCAAAGGAATCTACCGCGGCCGGACTGCGTACGACGAGAGCGAGGTCCGCAAGATCCTTGAAGGGATCCCTGGCCAGCTCGGCGCCCTGCGTGGACGCGCTGTCAGAGCCGGGCGTATGAACGCCGCGGGTGTAACCGTCATGTATGGTGCCCTTGAAGAAGAGACCTGCATCGCCGAGGTTCGAGCGCCTGTCGGATCATTGGTGGTCACGGGCAAGTTCGACTTGCTGCGCCCGATCCGTGTGCTGAACCTAAAGCGTCTCGAACGCTGCTATGAGGATCTCAGCTTGTTCGACCCGAACATCCAGAAGCTGTCCGATCGGATGGCATTTCTGAGGAGTCTGTCCAGGCGCCTATCGGTGCCGGTGTTCAACCACGAGGCCCACCTCGACTACCTAGCCACGCAGTGCATTGCTGAGTACATCGCGGCGATGGAGCCACGCATAGACGGTGTGGCGTTCGCATCGGCCCAGGCAGGCGACAACGCCATGAATCTGGTGCTCTTCGACGATGCATGCCATGTGGCGCCCCTGCCCCACCCCGCGGGTACCAAGGCGCGGTTGCTCACGCACTACGAGCGCGAAGAGGAAGAAGAGGACGAACAGGACCAGGAGAATGAGCACAGTGGCGAACGTTGGCTTACCTTCGATTTCCCCGCGGAGCCGGACCCTTCGTCAGAAGAGGCCCGAGAGGCTGAGCGGGAAGCAAAATTCGTCACGGAACACTGGGATGAATTCGAGATGATCATGGCCTCCGAACGCCCTGCAGCGGCCCCTGGCCGTGCTCGGCCAAAGCCCACACTTGTCCTCGATCTGAAGTCCATCCAGGTACATCGCGTGAGGTCGGTCAAGTACGACGCCCCTCCGAAGCGAGTGTTCGTCTCCGAGCGCACCAGCCGCGAAGTTGAGGACACCGACCTCGGCTTCTAG
- a CDS encoding IS256 family transposase: MPRKTKPAAGADKTPVQFSAEALEQLIPGPVTPAELENIFQHFKKAVLERALGAEMSHHLGYKPGEEKPEGAPANHRNGEGSKTVVTDVGALRIDVPRDREGSFEPQIIGKHERRFTGFDDKIIAMYARGMTVREIQGFLAEMYSVDVSPDLISRVTDEVISEVTAWQTRPLESMYPVVFFDALRVKIREDAVVRSKAVYLALGVLPDGTRDILGIWIENTEGAKFWMKVFNDLKTRGVNDILIAVTDGLKGMPEALGAVFPATTLQTCIVHLIRNSLDFASWKDRKALATAIKPIYQAVSAEAAQAALDEFEAGDWGRKFPTVVSAWRRAWDKVIPFFAFPPEVRRVIYTTNAIESINARLRKIIKTRGHFPSDDAATKLIWLALRNITEDWGRAAHNWKSAMNQFAILYEDRFTR; this comes from the coding sequence ATGCCACGCAAGACGAAACCCGCTGCTGGGGCGGACAAGACCCCGGTCCAGTTCTCAGCTGAAGCACTGGAGCAATTGATCCCGGGGCCGGTCACACCTGCTGAGCTGGAGAATATCTTCCAGCACTTCAAGAAGGCGGTTCTGGAGCGGGCGCTGGGCGCCGAGATGAGCCACCACCTGGGCTACAAGCCGGGCGAGGAGAAGCCTGAGGGCGCGCCGGCCAATCACCGCAACGGCGAGGGATCCAAGACGGTCGTGACGGATGTCGGCGCGCTGCGCATCGACGTGCCGCGCGACCGGGAAGGCAGCTTTGAGCCGCAGATCATTGGCAAGCACGAGCGCCGCTTCACCGGGTTCGACGACAAGATCATTGCGATGTACGCGCGCGGAATGACGGTGCGCGAGATTCAGGGCTTTCTCGCCGAGATGTACTCGGTGGATGTCTCCCCGGACCTCATCAGCCGGGTCACGGACGAGGTGATCAGCGAGGTCACGGCCTGGCAGACCCGGCCGCTGGAATCGATGTACCCGGTGGTGTTCTTCGACGCGCTGCGCGTGAAGATCCGGGAGGACGCGGTCGTGCGCTCCAAGGCCGTGTACTTGGCGCTGGGGGTGCTGCCGGACGGCACGCGCGACATCCTGGGCATCTGGATCGAGAACACCGAGGGCGCCAAGTTCTGGATGAAGGTCTTCAACGACCTGAAGACGCGCGGCGTCAACGACATCCTGATTGCGGTCACCGACGGGCTCAAGGGCATGCCTGAGGCGCTGGGAGCGGTGTTCCCGGCCACGACCTTGCAGACCTGCATCGTCCACTTGATCCGCAACAGTCTGGACTTCGCCAGTTGGAAGGATCGCAAGGCGCTGGCCACAGCGATCAAGCCGATTTACCAGGCCGTGAGTGCCGAGGCGGCCCAGGCCGCGCTGGACGAGTTTGAAGCTGGCGACTGGGGGCGCAAGTTCCCCACCGTCGTCAGCGCCTGGCGGCGGGCCTGGGATAAGGTCATCCCGTTCTTCGCGTTCCCGCCGGAGGTCAGGCGAGTGATCTACACGACCAACGCCATCGAGAGCATCAATGCGCGACTGCGCAAGATCATCAAGACCCGGGGCCACTTCCCCAGTGACGATGCCGCCACCAAGCTCATCTGGCTGGCGCTGCGCAACATCACCGAAGACTGGGGGCGGGCGGCCCACAACTGGAAATCGGCGATGAACCAGTTCGCGATCCTCTACGAAGATCGATTCACGAGATAG
- a CDS encoding catalase family peroxidase, translated as MHAHLFALTMIAAATSGSAFAQVDPTKLVDAQEVVGGKFEGYRRSGAKGVCATAEFVGSQQGRVLSTASAFSGKPVPVIVRFSVGGGNPMAPDNTRGQRNLALQFDLPKGEVWQMGNISAPVFGAATPEQFLGRLESLQPDPETKKANPEKVKAFADANPEVLLQGKYFASQPVPASYGAVNYWGVHTFGFVDAKGKKQFGKWIFEPVGGLENLTDDEAKAKGAQFLFDELRQRVAAGTVAFDFNLQLAEPGDELDSAVKPLPDARKKVNLGRLTIKSVAPDATGACLTIMYNPLVLPKGVEAGRDPMLAARAAPYAVSLGRRLTEGAKQ; from the coding sequence ATGCATGCTCATCTCTTCGCGCTGACCATGATCGCAGCCGCGACCAGTGGCTCCGCCTTTGCACAAGTCGACCCAACGAAGCTTGTCGATGCTCAGGAAGTCGTCGGTGGCAAGTTCGAGGGATACCGACGCTCGGGCGCCAAGGGCGTCTGCGCCACGGCGGAGTTTGTGGGCAGCCAGCAGGGTCGCGTGCTGAGCACGGCATCTGCGTTCAGCGGCAAGCCCGTGCCGGTGATCGTTCGTTTCTCTGTAGGCGGTGGCAACCCCATGGCGCCTGACAACACCCGAGGCCAGCGCAACTTGGCGCTGCAGTTCGACTTGCCAAAGGGCGAGGTCTGGCAGATGGGCAACATTTCAGCCCCGGTCTTCGGAGCGGCCACGCCGGAGCAGTTCTTGGGCAGGCTGGAGTCCCTTCAGCCTGACCCCGAAACCAAGAAGGCCAACCCGGAGAAAGTCAAGGCGTTCGCTGACGCCAACCCGGAGGTCCTGCTGCAGGGCAAGTACTTCGCCAGCCAACCGGTGCCTGCCAGCTACGGTGCGGTGAACTATTGGGGGGTGCACACCTTCGGCTTCGTGGACGCCAAAGGCAAGAAGCAGTTCGGTAAATGGATTTTCGAGCCGGTGGGAGGCCTTGAGAACCTCACTGACGATGAGGCGAAGGCAAAGGGAGCCCAGTTCCTGTTTGACGAGCTGCGCCAGCGAGTGGCTGCAGGCACTGTGGCCTTTGACTTCAACCTGCAACTGGCTGAGCCAGGCGACGAACTCGACAGCGCCGTGAAGCCTCTTCCCGACGCCCGCAAGAAGGTCAATCTGGGCCGGCTGACGATCAAGTCGGTCGCTCCCGACGCCACGGGCGCGTGTTTGACGATCATGTACAACCCGCTCGTGCTGCCGAAAGGTGTCGAGGCCGGTCGCGATCCGATGCTCGCCGCTCGCGCGGCTCCCTACGCGGTATCGCTGGGCCGACGACTGACGGAAGGGGCCAAGCAGTAG
- the istA gene encoding IS21 family transposase: protein MTDVVTDPSRVMYDGGRQTMLAPQEVQRMLALQAQGWGAKRISKELGCSRNTVREYLRSGGWKPMDVSGRSSLLEPHWAWLEQRLRQHKGNADVVRQELQREFGITVSLRTVQRAVAPMRVALRAQALAHVRFETAPGLQLQVDFGSTHVQVGEELTRVFLFVATLGYSRRTYVLLSLHERQSAWLLGLEGAFRHFGGVPHEVLIDNAKALVEEHNRQTREVKLNDRFRAFCSYWGVTPRACAPYRAQTKGKDERGVGYVKRNAIAGHTFASLDTLQAHLDRWMRDVADVRMHGTTGEPPIERFERDERRSLRPLPSKAPFLQMRELVRRVHTDACIELDTSRYSVPWKLIGEQVSVVVSDCEVQVLYAGQEVARHAQSSLRRSSVIERSHLAGIVGSQFIGATRLAPPSAAAPAELQRDLVEYEALVGGAW from the coding sequence ATGACGGACGTTGTGACCGATCCTTCCCGCGTCATGTACGACGGAGGGAGGCAGACGATGTTGGCTCCGCAGGAGGTGCAGAGGATGCTGGCGCTGCAAGCGCAGGGCTGGGGAGCCAAGCGCATCAGCAAGGAACTGGGCTGCAGCCGCAACACCGTGCGGGAGTACCTGCGCAGTGGCGGCTGGAAGCCTATGGACGTGTCGGGGCGCTCCAGCTTGCTCGAGCCGCATTGGGCGTGGCTGGAGCAGCGTCTTCGCCAGCACAAGGGAAATGCCGACGTGGTGCGCCAGGAGCTGCAGCGCGAGTTCGGCATCACTGTAAGCCTGCGCACCGTGCAGCGCGCCGTAGCGCCGATGCGAGTGGCGCTGCGTGCTCAGGCGCTCGCCCACGTGCGCTTCGAGACGGCGCCTGGCCTGCAACTGCAGGTGGACTTTGGCAGCACCCACGTGCAGGTCGGCGAGGAACTCACGCGCGTCTTCCTGTTCGTCGCAACGCTGGGCTACAGCCGTCGCACCTACGTGCTACTGAGCCTGCATGAGCGCCAGTCGGCCTGGCTGCTCGGCCTGGAGGGCGCGTTCCGGCATTTCGGCGGCGTGCCGCACGAGGTGCTCATCGACAACGCCAAGGCGCTCGTGGAGGAGCACAACCGCCAGACGCGCGAGGTCAAGCTCAACGACCGCTTCCGCGCCTTCTGCAGCTACTGGGGCGTGACGCCTCGGGCCTGTGCGCCGTATCGGGCCCAGACCAAGGGCAAGGACGAGCGCGGGGTCGGCTACGTCAAGCGCAACGCCATCGCAGGGCACACGTTCGCCAGCCTGGACACGCTGCAAGCCCACCTGGACCGCTGGATGCGCGACGTGGCTGATGTGCGCATGCACGGCACGACCGGCGAGCCACCCATCGAGCGGTTCGAGCGCGATGAGCGTCGGTCCCTGCGTCCGCTGCCGTCAAAGGCGCCGTTCCTGCAAATGCGCGAACTCGTGCGGCGCGTGCACACCGACGCCTGCATCGAGCTGGACACCTCCCGCTATTCCGTGCCCTGGAAGCTCATCGGTGAGCAAGTCAGCGTCGTGGTGTCCGACTGCGAGGTGCAGGTGCTGTACGCCGGCCAGGAAGTGGCGCGGCATGCGCAGAGCTCCTTGCGTCGCAGCAGCGTCATCGAGCGCAGTCACCTGGCCGGCATCGTCGGCAGCCAGTTCATCGGCGCGACCCGGTTGGCGCCGCCGTCCGCTGCGGCGCCTGCCGAGTTGCAACGCGACCTCGTCGAGTACGAGGCGCTGGTCGGGGGAGCTTGGTAA